In Microbulbifer celer, a single window of DNA contains:
- a CDS encoding universal stress protein, producing the protein MAGYKHILVGLDLSEESSQVLDRAAQLASDSGASMSLAHIIEPLTFAYGGDIPMDLSEVQEQLQNQAKEQLRKAAQNLNIPAEQQHVLLGQPATEIHRLAEESACDLIVIGSHGRHGLALLLGSTANGVLHGAGCDVLAVRVHHPEE; encoded by the coding sequence ATGGCAGGTTACAAACACATCCTGGTAGGACTGGATCTTTCCGAGGAATCTTCTCAGGTACTGGACCGTGCAGCGCAACTCGCCAGTGACAGCGGCGCAAGTATGAGCCTGGCCCACATCATTGAGCCGCTCACATTCGCCTATGGCGGCGATATCCCCATGGACCTCTCAGAGGTACAGGAGCAACTGCAGAATCAGGCAAAAGAGCAGTTACGCAAGGCGGCGCAAAACCTGAACATCCCTGCGGAACAGCAGCACGTTCTACTGGGACAGCCGGCCACCGAAATCCACCGCCTGGCAGAAGAGTCTGCCTGCGACCTGATTGTCATTGGCAGCCACGGGCGGCACGGCCTCGCACTATTGCTGGGCTCGACGGCCAACGGCGTTTTGCACGGCGCGGGCTGTGACGTGCTGGCGGTACGGGTACATCACCCGGAAGAGTAA
- a CDS encoding ATP-binding cassette domain-containing protein — translation MLLQLDGVSLRYGVQILADQICAKIERGDRICLVGRNGEGKSSLLRLIAGGGDPDEGEVIRQSGVVLATLEQALPEDCTDSVYQYVAAGLGDVGVWLAQYRQNLDPDLQAKIENAHGWELLARIDSVLDRLNLSADDKVASLSGGWQRRAALARALVIEPDLLILDEPTNHLDIAAVEWLENFLSSYRGALLFVSHDRALAQRLATTVWDLDRGILRTFNCQFNRYQEEKEKLLEEEARNDALFDKKLAQEEAWIRQGIKARRTRNEGRVRALKSLRKERSGRRQRQGVARMSLDSGEKSGKLVAELTNISFAFPGEQPLFRDLDFTLMRGDRVGLIGPNGAGKSTLIRVLLGDLEPTSGNVRLGTKQQVAYFDQRRDTLNPDMTVLDNIAEGRESIEIGGSTRHVMSYLTDFLFTGVKARTKVSALSGGERNRALLAKLFSQPANILVLDEPTNDLDVETLELLEQLLLDFPGTVLLVSHDRAFLDNVVDSCLAFEGEGVVREYVGGYEDFVRQGGRFLSAEEQLQARKPEKSVGSSSSESSVGTEQKPAPQKAKKLSYKLQRELDALPGKIETLEQSIGEMEQEVAAPDFYQQDSEVVQARLQYLADLQQQLEAAFERWAELDEM, via the coding sequence ATGTTGCTTCAGTTGGATGGCGTTTCTTTACGCTATGGTGTGCAGATTCTGGCAGACCAGATCTGTGCGAAAATCGAACGCGGAGACCGGATTTGTCTGGTGGGGCGAAACGGGGAGGGCAAATCCAGTCTGTTGCGCCTGATCGCCGGTGGTGGCGATCCGGACGAAGGCGAGGTCATTCGCCAGAGTGGTGTTGTGCTGGCCACTTTGGAGCAGGCCCTGCCAGAGGACTGTACCGACTCGGTATACCAGTACGTGGCCGCGGGGCTGGGGGACGTGGGCGTCTGGCTGGCACAATACCGGCAAAACCTGGACCCGGACCTGCAGGCGAAAATCGAAAATGCTCACGGGTGGGAGCTATTGGCGCGCATAGACAGCGTGCTCGATCGACTGAATCTGTCTGCGGATGACAAGGTCGCTTCACTGTCTGGCGGCTGGCAGCGCAGAGCGGCGCTGGCGCGCGCGCTGGTGATTGAGCCGGATCTTCTCATTCTGGATGAGCCCACCAACCACCTGGATATTGCGGCGGTGGAGTGGCTGGAGAACTTTCTCAGCAGCTACCGCGGCGCTCTGTTGTTTGTCAGCCATGATCGGGCGCTGGCACAGCGCCTTGCCACCACGGTATGGGATCTCGACCGCGGGATTCTCAGAACCTTCAACTGCCAGTTCAATCGCTACCAGGAGGAAAAAGAAAAGCTCCTGGAGGAAGAGGCGCGCAACGACGCGTTATTCGACAAAAAACTCGCCCAGGAAGAAGCCTGGATTCGCCAGGGTATCAAGGCCCGTCGGACCCGCAATGAGGGGCGAGTGCGAGCGCTGAAGTCACTGCGCAAAGAGCGTTCCGGGCGACGCCAGCGGCAGGGCGTTGCACGTATGTCCCTCGACTCCGGAGAGAAGTCTGGCAAGCTGGTGGCAGAATTGACCAACATCAGTTTTGCATTCCCCGGCGAACAGCCTCTGTTTCGTGACCTCGACTTCACTCTGATGCGCGGAGATCGGGTTGGCCTGATCGGCCCGAATGGCGCGGGAAAGAGTACCCTGATCCGGGTGCTGCTCGGCGATCTGGAGCCGACCAGCGGCAATGTGCGATTGGGCACAAAGCAGCAGGTTGCGTATTTCGACCAGCGCCGGGATACCCTCAACCCGGATATGACGGTACTGGATAATATTGCCGAGGGTCGTGAAAGTATCGAGATCGGCGGCAGTACCCGGCACGTCATGTCGTATTTGACGGATTTCCTGTTTACCGGTGTCAAAGCCCGCACCAAGGTCAGTGCCCTCAGTGGCGGCGAGCGCAATCGCGCACTGTTGGCCAAGTTGTTCAGTCAGCCCGCGAATATTCTGGTGCTTGATGAGCCCACCAACGACCTGGACGTGGAAACCCTGGAACTACTTGAACAGCTGTTGCTGGACTTCCCGGGCACAGTACTGCTGGTGAGCCACGATCGGGCGTTCCTCGACAATGTAGTGGATAGCTGTCTCGCGTTTGAGGGAGAAGGCGTCGTGCGGGAATACGTCGGTGGTTACGAGGACTTCGTGCGCCAAGGCGGGCGATTCCTCAGTGCCGAAGAGCAGCTGCAGGCGCGCAAGCCGGAGAAGTCGGTAGGTTCATCGTCCAGCGAAAGCAGCGTCGGTACTGAGCAGAAGCCTGCGCCGCAGAAAGCTAAAAAGCTCAGTTACAAGTTGCAGCGGGAACTGGATGCGCTGCCCGGGAAAATTGAGACCTTGGAGCAGTCCATCGGTGAAATGGAGCAGGAAGTGGCGGCGCCAGATTTTTACCAGCAGGACAGCGAAGTGGTGCAAGCCCGTCTGCAGTACCTGGCGGACCTCCAGCAGCAGCTGGAGGCGGCGTTCGAGCGCTGGGCAGAGCTGGACGAAATGTGA
- a CDS encoding glutaredoxin family protein: protein MSTQKQARKLEGATSSALMFYTTLGCSLCEKAKPAIWPVLETFGLQLQPVDIAEDEQLSTLFGWSIPVVGLGNTGDVLCWPFTSSELEAWLRERL, encoded by the coding sequence TTGAGTACACAGAAGCAAGCCAGAAAGCTCGAGGGGGCAACATCCAGCGCACTGATGTTCTATACCACGCTGGGCTGCAGTCTGTGCGAAAAGGCCAAGCCTGCGATCTGGCCAGTGTTGGAAACATTCGGGCTGCAGTTGCAGCCAGTGGACATTGCAGAAGACGAGCAACTGTCGACACTGTTTGGGTGGAGCATTCCGGTGGTAGGGCTGGGCAATACCGGTGATGTGTTGTGCTGGCCGTTTACCAGTTCAGAGCTGGAAGCCTGGTTGCGCGAGCGGCTTTAA
- a CDS encoding transglycosylase SLT domain-containing protein produces the protein MSIGSKGLAIFLATTLGTLSWNTVSQAAPLLADARGMGTGPKSAARAVKAQESQTVKEAEKIVAQREKLQQARMAIATNDRSELQKLERELKDYPLLPYIEYWDITKRLSRLPFNEIDGFLDKYHGTAIGDWMRVRLLRELGSRKRFRDYLKYFDPETITRTQLRCYYVDALSRHGDKKEAYPLIEKLWTVGASQPKECDPAFARWMADGGLTPEIAWRRHFLSVSAGNLDLAGYIARKMSKPAARRAALMRSVYRDPDQILDYNRFVKKDPEYRDIVGIGLYRLASQDPDKAAAAWQRYSASFLYDDEEREDFLRHLALRFAWKDDKKGLQALMKQNEGFFDLRTSEWLIRQSLREMDWAQVEFWIDQLPEDERNLDRWLYWKARAIQEQIAASGKKDSARTELATRLLQKAAAERSYYGFLASDTIGKDYSFVDRPAPVTPEQVNEVAARADMQRTRELQAIGEFYHARREWNYATDSMTPRELMAAGKVASAWGWHHKSIQSILAADYLDDLELRFPLAFPDIVEEMADKVGKNKALDPYLIFAVARQESHFSHDAKSGAGAMGLMQLLPSTARATARKAGVPYRRSWDLLKPSTNINLGAFYLNSLLDRFDDNRFLAAAAYNAGPTRVSRWLKDTGSKLPFDVWIETIPYSETRKYVQNVLYYSVVYAYRTGNKATLLRDNEARKKL, from the coding sequence ATGTCGATTGGCAGCAAGGGACTCGCCATTTTCCTCGCCACCACACTGGGGACACTCTCCTGGAACACGGTCTCCCAGGCAGCGCCACTGCTCGCTGACGCCCGTGGGATGGGCACCGGACCCAAGTCGGCGGCGCGCGCCGTGAAGGCGCAGGAAAGCCAGACAGTCAAGGAAGCAGAAAAAATCGTCGCCCAGCGTGAAAAACTCCAGCAGGCGCGCATGGCCATTGCCACCAATGATCGTTCGGAACTGCAAAAGCTGGAGCGCGAACTCAAAGATTATCCACTATTACCCTACATCGAGTACTGGGACATTACCAAAAGGCTCTCTCGCCTGCCCTTCAACGAAATCGATGGCTTTCTGGATAAGTATCACGGCACTGCGATCGGCGACTGGATGCGGGTGCGCTTGCTCCGCGAACTCGGTAGCCGCAAGCGCTTCCGCGATTACCTGAAGTATTTCGACCCCGAAACCATTACCCGCACCCAGCTGCGCTGCTACTACGTGGACGCCTTATCTCGCCATGGCGACAAAAAGGAAGCCTATCCGCTGATTGAGAAGCTGTGGACCGTGGGCGCCTCGCAGCCCAAAGAATGCGACCCGGCATTCGCCCGCTGGATGGCCGACGGCGGGCTCACACCGGAGATCGCCTGGCGACGGCATTTTCTCTCCGTAAGTGCCGGCAACCTGGATCTCGCCGGATATATCGCGCGCAAGATGAGCAAACCCGCCGCCAGGCGGGCCGCTTTGATGCGCTCGGTCTATCGAGACCCGGATCAGATACTGGACTATAACCGCTTTGTAAAAAAGGATCCCGAGTACCGGGATATCGTCGGTATCGGCCTGTACCGGCTCGCCAGTCAGGATCCGGACAAGGCCGCTGCAGCCTGGCAACGCTACAGCGCGAGCTTCCTCTACGACGACGAAGAGCGGGAGGACTTTCTCCGTCACCTGGCGCTCAGATTTGCCTGGAAGGATGACAAGAAAGGCCTGCAAGCGTTGATGAAACAGAATGAGGGCTTTTTTGACCTGCGCACATCAGAGTGGCTGATCCGCCAGTCTCTGCGGGAGATGGACTGGGCCCAGGTGGAGTTCTGGATCGACCAGTTGCCGGAAGACGAGCGCAATCTCGATCGCTGGCTGTATTGGAAAGCCCGGGCTATTCAAGAGCAGATCGCTGCCAGTGGCAAAAAGGATTCTGCGCGTACCGAGCTCGCCACCCGCCTGCTCCAGAAAGCGGCCGCCGAGCGCAGTTACTACGGTTTCCTGGCATCAGATACCATTGGCAAAGATTACAGCTTTGTCGATCGGCCGGCGCCGGTCACACCAGAACAGGTGAATGAGGTCGCCGCTCGGGCGGACATGCAACGCACCCGGGAGCTGCAGGCCATCGGCGAGTTTTACCACGCACGGCGCGAATGGAACTACGCCACCGACAGTATGACACCGCGCGAACTGATGGCCGCGGGCAAAGTTGCCAGCGCGTGGGGTTGGCACCACAAATCTATCCAGTCAATTCTGGCGGCGGATTACCTCGACGATCTGGAGCTGCGCTTCCCGCTGGCATTTCCGGATATCGTGGAAGAGATGGCTGACAAGGTGGGTAAAAACAAGGCACTGGATCCCTACCTGATTTTTGCCGTAGCGCGCCAGGAGAGCCACTTCAGTCACGATGCCAAATCCGGCGCCGGGGCCATGGGGCTGATGCAACTACTGCCATCAACGGCCCGGGCCACGGCGCGCAAAGCCGGGGTGCCCTATCGCCGCAGCTGGGACCTGCTGAAACCGAGCACCAATATCAACCTCGGCGCCTTCTATCTGAACTCCCTGCTGGACCGCTTTGACGACAACCGGTTTCTCGCTGCCGCGGCCTATAACGCCGGTCCTACCCGGGTTTCGCGCTGGCTGAAAGATACCGGTAGCAAGTTGCCCTTTGACGTGTGGATCGAAACCATCCCGTACAGTGAAACCCGCAAATATGTACAGAACGTGCTGTATTACTCGGTAGTCTACGCCTATCGCACCGGCAATAAAGCCACACTGCTGCGGGACAACGAAGCCAGGAAAAAACTTTGA
- a CDS encoding PP2C family protein-serine/threonine phosphatase, with protein sequence MNEARVRERPSGVSHPATGAMPRSAGATHTGYRRDQNEDAFWGDEERGVWVVADGLGGHQAGEIASQTVVEEIQRSSATDRHYEQALRRAHALLAGEESSTAMGTTAVVIAEDGDYFHIYWVGDSRAYLWTPAENATSQAPETATANADTVLRADQSRADAPGGQLQQLTIDHSYVQMLVDSGAINADEAANHPNRHVITRCIGGSTNPQLEIDRASFSWKPGQKLLLCSDGLSNEVDEDLIKGILAGNADNQRAVDLLIAAALDGGGRDNVTVQLISAPEPLKPDSQNQMHLTDETLAESRQFPTIDGKLSGRTATIALVCLAGLAAAAVAAWQWISGN encoded by the coding sequence GTGAATGAAGCCAGAGTACGGGAACGCCCCAGCGGCGTGAGCCACCCCGCCACAGGCGCAATGCCACGCAGCGCCGGGGCCACACATACCGGGTACCGTCGCGACCAGAACGAGGATGCGTTCTGGGGAGACGAAGAGCGCGGAGTTTGGGTGGTTGCAGATGGGCTCGGCGGTCACCAGGCGGGCGAAATCGCCAGCCAGACCGTTGTCGAAGAAATCCAGCGATCCTCCGCCACCGACCGACACTACGAACAGGCCCTGCGCCGCGCCCACGCTCTGCTGGCCGGGGAAGAGAGCTCTACGGCCATGGGGACTACCGCTGTGGTCATCGCCGAAGACGGCGACTACTTCCACATATACTGGGTCGGCGACAGCCGCGCCTATCTGTGGACCCCCGCTGAAAACGCCACATCCCAGGCGCCGGAAACTGCCACAGCCAATGCCGACACCGTCCTGCGAGCGGACCAATCCCGTGCCGACGCGCCCGGCGGACAGCTACAACAGCTCACCATCGACCACTCCTACGTTCAGATGTTGGTGGATTCTGGCGCAATCAATGCCGATGAAGCCGCCAACCATCCCAATCGCCACGTCATTACCCGCTGTATTGGTGGATCCACCAACCCCCAGCTGGAAATTGATCGCGCCTCGTTTTCATGGAAACCCGGCCAGAAGTTACTACTGTGCAGCGACGGCCTGAGCAACGAAGTCGACGAAGACCTCATCAAGGGCATACTGGCCGGCAATGCAGACAACCAGCGGGCAGTAGACCTGCTTATCGCTGCCGCCCTGGACGGCGGCGGTCGCGACAATGTTACGGTTCAACTGATCAGTGCCCCGGAACCGTTAAAACCGGACAGTCAAAATCAGATGCACCTCACGGATGAAACGTTAGCTGAATCCCGGCAATTTCCCACCATAGACGGCAAACTCTCAGGTCGAACCGCTACAATAGCGCTTGTCTGCCTCGCAGGGTTGGCGGCGGCTGCAGTCGCCGCATGGCAGTGGATAAGCGGTAACTGA
- the topA gene encoding type I DNA topoisomerase — protein sequence MGKSLVIVESPAKAKTINKYLGKDFVVKSSVGHIRDLPTAGSNKKPVDPKERARRAAETRKLSPEQKVIYKRKKNREQLIKRMGIDPDHDWKAHYEILPGKEKVVDELRKLAANADHIYLATDLDREGEAIAWHLREAIGGDDQRYRRVVFNEITKSAIQEAFKDPGPLDINRVNAQQARRFLDRIVGYMVSPLLWEKVARGLSAGRVQSVAVRLVVEREREIRAFIPEEYWTLFADTETAKSDPLRLEVKKHSGEAFRPTNETDAMAALQALQSSNFEVTSRDDKPTSSKPGAPFITSTLQQAASNRLGFSVKKTMMMAQRLYEAGYITYMRTDSTNLSAEAVSAVRAFIGENYGDKYLPEDPNRYSSKEGAQEAHEAIRPSDVRVKPNTLSGMERDAERLYTLIWQQFVACQMTPAQYTSTSVVVSAGDFELRTRGRVIRFDGFLKVAPPPGKKDEDLVLPDIKVGEKLNLKKLDPKQHFTKPPARFSEAALVKELEKRGIGRPSTYASIISTIQDRGYVRLENRRFYAEKMGDIVTDRLSESFKNLMDYGFTANLEESLDQVAEGDRGWKDLLNEFFADFSSRLEVAQDADNGMRRNSPTDTDIECAKCGRHMQIRTGSTGVFLGCSGYALPPKERCTNTMNLVSGEEAIDADKDEDAETRQLREKHRCPKCGTAMDSYLVDEQRKLHICGNNPDCTGFEVEKGTFKIKGYDGPVIECDKCGHDMQLKSGRFGKYFGCTNEECKNTRKLLKSGQPAPPKMDPVPMPELPCEKVDDTYILRDGASGLFLAASQFPKNRETRAPRIKELLPHKNEIDPKYSFLFSAPAEDNEGRDTVVRFSRKTQEQYVQSEEDGKATGWKAFYRDGKWQVEAPAAKKAPAAKKKPAAKKAPAAKKKAAAKKAPAKKKAAAKKAPANKSTTTRKS from the coding sequence ATGGGTAAATCACTGGTCATTGTCGAATCGCCGGCCAAAGCAAAAACAATCAACAAGTACCTCGGAAAGGACTTCGTGGTGAAGTCCAGTGTCGGTCATATTCGCGATTTACCGACTGCGGGATCCAATAAAAAGCCGGTTGATCCAAAGGAGCGCGCCCGTCGCGCCGCGGAAACCCGCAAGCTGTCTCCGGAACAGAAGGTCATCTACAAGCGCAAGAAAAACCGCGAGCAGTTGATCAAGCGCATGGGGATTGACCCGGATCACGACTGGAAAGCGCACTACGAAATTCTGCCGGGCAAAGAAAAAGTGGTAGACGAGCTGCGTAAGCTCGCCGCCAATGCTGACCACATCTATCTCGCGACGGACTTGGACCGCGAAGGGGAGGCGATTGCCTGGCACCTGCGTGAGGCCATTGGCGGTGACGATCAGCGTTACCGTCGCGTGGTGTTCAACGAAATCACCAAATCTGCGATCCAGGAGGCCTTCAAAGATCCGGGCCCACTGGATATCAATCGAGTGAATGCGCAACAGGCGCGACGTTTTCTAGACCGTATTGTGGGTTACATGGTTTCCCCATTGCTGTGGGAAAAGGTAGCGCGCGGCCTGTCAGCGGGACGGGTACAGTCTGTAGCCGTGCGCCTCGTGGTGGAGCGCGAGCGGGAAATCCGGGCCTTCATTCCCGAAGAGTACTGGACATTGTTTGCCGACACAGAAACGGCAAAGTCCGACCCGCTGCGGCTGGAAGTCAAGAAGCACAGTGGCGAGGCCTTCCGCCCCACCAATGAAACTGACGCGATGGCCGCGCTCCAGGCACTGCAGTCCAGCAACTTTGAAGTGACCTCGCGGGATGACAAGCCCACGAGTTCAAAGCCCGGCGCGCCGTTTATTACTTCCACGCTGCAGCAGGCAGCGAGTAACCGCCTCGGCTTCAGTGTCAAGAAAACCATGATGATGGCCCAGCGGCTGTATGAAGCCGGGTATATCACCTACATGCGTACCGACTCCACCAATCTGAGCGCAGAAGCTGTCAGCGCCGTGCGAGCGTTCATCGGTGAGAACTACGGCGATAAATACCTGCCCGAAGATCCCAACCGCTACAGCAGCAAAGAGGGCGCGCAGGAGGCGCACGAAGCGATTCGTCCTTCGGATGTACGGGTCAAACCGAATACGCTGTCCGGTATGGAGCGCGATGCCGAGCGTCTGTACACCCTGATCTGGCAACAGTTTGTGGCCTGTCAGATGACGCCGGCCCAGTACACGTCCACTTCAGTGGTTGTCTCGGCGGGAGACTTCGAGCTGCGTACCCGCGGGCGCGTGATCCGCTTCGACGGCTTCCTTAAAGTCGCGCCGCCTCCCGGTAAAAAAGATGAAGACCTGGTGTTGCCCGACATCAAGGTCGGCGAAAAGCTGAATCTGAAAAAGCTGGATCCGAAACAGCATTTCACCAAACCGCCGGCGCGTTTCAGTGAGGCGGCATTGGTAAAAGAATTGGAGAAGCGCGGGATTGGCCGACCCTCCACTTATGCATCGATTATCTCCACAATTCAGGACCGCGGGTACGTACGCCTGGAGAATCGTCGTTTCTACGCGGAGAAGATGGGCGATATCGTCACCGACAGGCTCAGCGAGAGCTTCAAAAACCTGATGGATTACGGCTTTACCGCGAACCTCGAAGAGTCCCTCGACCAAGTTGCGGAAGGCGACCGTGGTTGGAAAGATCTGCTCAACGAATTTTTCGCTGACTTTTCCTCGCGATTGGAAGTCGCGCAGGATGCCGACAACGGCATGCGGCGCAATTCCCCTACGGATACCGATATCGAGTGCGCAAAATGCGGTCGGCATATGCAGATCCGAACCGGTTCCACCGGGGTATTCCTCGGCTGCTCTGGTTACGCCCTGCCGCCCAAGGAGCGTTGTACCAACACCATGAACCTGGTGTCGGGGGAAGAGGCGATCGATGCGGACAAAGACGAAGATGCCGAAACCCGGCAGTTGAGGGAAAAGCACCGCTGCCCGAAATGCGGCACCGCGATGGACAGTTACCTGGTAGATGAGCAGCGCAAGCTGCATATCTGCGGTAACAACCCGGATTGCACCGGGTTCGAGGTAGAGAAGGGCACCTTCAAGATCAAGGGCTATGATGGTCCGGTGATCGAGTGCGACAAGTGCGGCCACGATATGCAGCTGAAGTCCGGCCGCTTTGGCAAGTACTTTGGCTGCACCAACGAAGAGTGTAAAAACACGCGCAAGCTGCTTAAGAGCGGCCAGCCTGCGCCGCCCAAAATGGACCCGGTGCCCATGCCGGAGCTGCCTTGCGAGAAAGTGGATGACACCTACATTCTTCGCGATGGTGCGTCCGGGCTGTTCCTGGCGGCGAGTCAATTCCCGAAAAACCGCGAGACTCGTGCGCCGCGCATTAAAGAGCTGCTGCCGCACAAGAACGAAATCGACCCGAAATACAGCTTTCTCTTCTCTGCCCCCGCAGAGGATAACGAAGGTCGGGACACCGTTGTTCGCTTCAGTCGCAAGACGCAAGAGCAGTACGTGCAGTCCGAGGAGGACGGTAAAGCCACGGGCTGGAAAGCGTTCTATCGCGATGGCAAGTGGCAGGTAGAAGCGCCCGCGGCTAAGAAGGCGCCTGCGGCCAAGAAAAAGCCCGCAGCGAAAAAAGCGCCCGCAGCGAAAAAGAAGGCCGCTGCTAAAAAGGCACCCGCCAAGAAGAAAGCGGCCGCTAAAAAAGCACCGGCCAACAAGAGCACCACTACCCGGAAATCCTGA
- a CDS encoding FHA domain-containing protein, with the protein MLKLCDVKDASQSVWLVSPKVTVGRSSQCDMTLADSSVAKLHIEILVNGEELELHNLAGAGHVAVNGKLVDGHCKLGRNDRVQLGERNLAVIDPKITRIKAAGAGANVSWALRANHPAIVGRVYPVRETSVVGRSDECDLTFAMSHLSRRHARLEVREGLLFVLDLGSANGTFLNNQRITESRVRRGDELRFDSLSFSVVGPADDLNKTTVRQAVSPTPEAASATAVHSGAGSSSGALAQLRDSGMPNRTAGGATSAGYPMPAQGGGVGKWLWLPVLAAIAIAGFLVARSQGAL; encoded by the coding sequence ATGCTCAAACTTTGCGATGTAAAAGACGCCAGCCAAAGCGTATGGCTGGTTTCCCCCAAGGTCACGGTCGGGCGCAGCAGCCAGTGCGACATGACTCTGGCAGACAGTTCGGTCGCCAAGCTGCATATAGAAATTCTGGTGAACGGCGAAGAGCTTGAACTGCACAATCTCGCGGGTGCGGGTCATGTGGCGGTCAACGGTAAACTGGTGGATGGGCACTGTAAGTTGGGCCGCAATGATCGGGTTCAGCTGGGGGAGCGCAATCTGGCAGTGATCGACCCCAAGATCACTCGGATCAAAGCGGCGGGCGCCGGCGCCAATGTCTCCTGGGCTCTGCGTGCGAATCACCCCGCCATTGTCGGCAGGGTTTACCCCGTACGGGAAACCAGTGTGGTAGGGCGCTCGGATGAATGCGACCTGACATTTGCCATGTCGCACCTGTCTCGTCGCCACGCGCGCCTGGAAGTGCGCGAAGGGCTGTTGTTTGTCCTGGACCTGGGGTCCGCCAATGGCACCTTTCTCAACAATCAGCGTATTACCGAGTCCCGGGTGCGACGCGGCGATGAGCTCCGGTTCGATAGTCTGAGCTTCAGCGTGGTGGGGCCCGCAGATGACTTGAATAAAACGACGGTACGGCAGGCCGTCTCACCGACGCCGGAAGCGGCGTCTGCAACCGCGGTACACAGCGGCGCAGGGTCGTCTTCCGGTGCGCTGGCGCAGCTGCGCGATAGCGGAATGCCAAACCGCACTGCCGGCGGTGCGACCAGTGCCGGTTATCCTATGCCGGCGCAGGGAGGTGGTGTCGGAAAATGGCTGTGGCTCCCGGTGCTTGCCGCGATCGCTATCGCGGGCTTCCTGGTCGCTCGCAGCCAGGGAGCTCTTTGA